A single region of the Brassica rapa cultivar Chiifu-401-42 chromosome A03, CAAS_Brap_v3.01, whole genome shotgun sequence genome encodes:
- the LOC103856056 gene encoding aspartokinase 2, chloroplastic isoform X1 has translation MTASLQLYGVQTPGLALSSKRLEFGAKTSSSAIFRTIEHSCRNIALRVSCEAARVDLIERKETETSSVSGTGKELTCVMKFGGSSVESAERMKEVANLILSFPDERPVIVLSAMGKTTNKLLKAGEKAVTCGVTNVESIEELSFIKELHLRTAHELGVETTVIAQHLEGLHQLLKGISMMKELTLRTRDYLVSFGECMSTRLFSAYLNKIGHKARQYDAFEIGFITTDDFTNADILEATYPAVSKTLLNNWSKDKAVPVVTGFLGKGWRSCAITTLGRGGSDLTATTIGKALGLREIQVWKDVDGVLTCDPNIYSGAQSVPYLTFDEAAELAYFGAQVLHPLSMRPARDGDIPVRVKNSYNPNAPGTVITRSRDMSKAVLTSIVLKRNVTMLDIASTRMLGQYGFLAKVFTTFEDLGISVDVVATSEVSISLTLDPAKLWGRELVQRANELDHVVEELEKIAVVKLLQRRSIISLIGNVQKSSLILEKVFKVLRSNGVNVQMISQGASKVNISLIVDDEEAEQCVRALHSAFLMQDTELIRLCLLRLGTISHSPCSSCYCVTVIMCFKLYNQ, from the exons ATGACGGCGTCACTGCAGTTGTACGGAGTTCAAACTCCAGGGCTTGCTTTAAGTTCAAAGAGGCTTGAGTTTGGCGCGAAGACCTCGAGTAGCGCGATCTTTAGAACCATAGAGCATTCTTGTAGGAACATAGCTTTGAGAGTTAGTTGTGAAGCTGCAAGAGTCGATTTGATCGAGAGAAAAGAGACTGAAACCTCCAGTGTAAGCGGAACCGGCAAGGAGCTGACATGTGTGATGAAGTTCGGTGGCTCATCGGTGGAGTCAGCAGAGAGGATGAAAGAAGTTGCTAATCTCATACTCAGCTTTCCTGATGAGAGGCCTGTTATTGTGTTATCAGCTATGGGGAAGACTACTAATAAGCTTTTGAAG GCTGGAGAGAAGGCTGTGACTTGTGGTGTCACAAATGTTGAAAGTATTGAAGAACTGAGCTTTATTAAGGAACTCCATTTAAG AACTGCTCATGAGCTTGGAGTGGAAACAACGGTTATTGCAC AGCACCTAGAAGGGCTACACCAGCTTCTGAAAGGCATATCGATGATGAAAGAGTTAACCTTGCGTACAAGGGACTACTTGGTTTCGTTCGGAGAGTGCATGTCCACTAGGCTTTTCTCTGCGTACCTCAACAAGATTGGCCATAAAGCTCGTCAA TATGATGCATTTGAGATAGGGTTTATAACCACAGACGATTTCACAAACGCTGATATACTTGAAGCAACGTACCCTGCAGTCTCCAAAACGCTGCTTAATAACTGGAGCAAGGACAAGGCAGTCCCTGTAGTTACTGGCTTCCTCGGAAag GGATGGAGGTCTTGTGCTATAACGACATTGGGAAGGGGTGGTAGCGATCTGACAGCAACAACGATTGGTAAAGCATTGGGACTGAGGGAGATTCAG GTGTGGAAAGATGTGGATGGAGTTTTGACTTGTGATCCCAACATATACTCTGGAGCTCAGTCTGTTCCATACTTAACGTTCGATGAGGCAGCTGAGCTTGCTTACTTTGGTGCTCAG GTGTTGCATCCACTGTCCATGAGGCCTGCAAGAGACGGTGACATTCCCGTTAGAGTTAAAAACTCGTACAACCCCAATGCTCCAGGAACTGTCATCACCAGATCCAGAGACATGAGTAAG GCTGTGCTGACAAGCATCGTTCTGAAACGTAATGTGACCATGTTGGACATAGCAAGCACTCGTATGCTTGGCCAATACGGTTTCCTCGCCAAG GTGTTTACCACATTTGAAGATTTAGGCATATCAGTGGATGTTGTGGCAACAAGTGAAGTTAGTATATCTCTGACATTGGATCCAGCAAAACTCTGGGGTAGAGAGTTAGTTCAGCGGGCAAAC GAGCTGGATCATGTGGTGGAGGAGCTAGAGAAGATTGCTGTTGTGAAGCTGCTTCAGCGAAGATCAATCATCTCTCTCATAGGAAACGTTCAAAAATCATCACTCATATTAGAGAAG GTTTTTAAAGTACTTAGAAGCAATGGAGTGAATGTGCAGATGATCTCACAGGGTGCATCTAAG GTGAACATTTCATTGATAGTGGATGATGAAGAGGCAGAGCAATGTGTGAGGGCTCTTCACTCCGCCTTCTTAATGCAAGACACAGAGCTAATAAGACTGTGTCTACTAAGACTTGGAACTATTTCACATTCCCCTTGTTCTAGTTGTTATTGTGTTACGGTTATAATGTGTTTCAAACTCTATAATCAATAA
- the LOC103856056 gene encoding aspartokinase 2, chloroplastic isoform X2, whose amino-acid sequence MTASLQLYGVQTPGLALSSKRLEFGAKTSSSAIFRTIEHSCRNIALRVSCEAARVDLIERKETETSSVSGTGKELTCVMKFGGSSVESAERMKEVANLILSFPDERPVIVLSAMGKTTNKLLKAGEKAVTCGVTNVESIEELSFIKELHLRTAHELGVETTVIAQHLEGLHQLLKGISMMKELTLRTRDYLVSFGECMSTRLFSAYLNKIGHKARQYDAFEIGFITTDDFTNADILEATYPAVSKTLLNNWSKDKAVPVVTGFLGKGWRSCAITTLGRGGSDLTATTIGKALGLREIQVWKDVDGVLTCDPNIYSGAQSVPYLTFDEAAELAYFGAQVLHPLSMRPARDGDIPVRVKNSYNPNAPGTVITRSRDMSKAVLTSIVLKRNVTMLDIASTRMLGQYGFLAKVFTTFEDLGISVDVVATSEVSISLTLDPAKLWGRELVQRANELDHVVEELEKIAVVKLLQRRSIISLIGNVQKSSLILEKVFKVLRSNGVNVQMISQGASKVNISLIVNDEEAEQCVRALHSAFFETSS is encoded by the exons ATGACGGCGTCACTGCAGTTGTACGGAGTTCAAACTCCAGGGCTTGCTTTAAGTTCAAAGAGGCTTGAGTTTGGCGCGAAGACCTCGAGTAGCGCGATCTTTAGAACCATAGAGCATTCTTGTAGGAACATAGCTTTGAGAGTTAGTTGTGAAGCTGCAAGAGTCGATTTGATCGAGAGAAAAGAGACTGAAACCTCCAGTGTAAGCGGAACCGGCAAGGAGCTGACATGTGTGATGAAGTTCGGTGGCTCATCGGTGGAGTCAGCAGAGAGGATGAAAGAAGTTGCTAATCTCATACTCAGCTTTCCTGATGAGAGGCCTGTTATTGTGTTATCAGCTATGGGGAAGACTACTAATAAGCTTTTGAAG GCTGGAGAGAAGGCTGTGACTTGTGGTGTCACAAATGTTGAAAGTATTGAAGAACTGAGCTTTATTAAGGAACTCCATTTAAG AACTGCTCATGAGCTTGGAGTGGAAACAACGGTTATTGCAC AGCACCTAGAAGGGCTACACCAGCTTCTGAAAGGCATATCGATGATGAAAGAGTTAACCTTGCGTACAAGGGACTACTTGGTTTCGTTCGGAGAGTGCATGTCCACTAGGCTTTTCTCTGCGTACCTCAACAAGATTGGCCATAAAGCTCGTCAA TATGATGCATTTGAGATAGGGTTTATAACCACAGACGATTTCACAAACGCTGATATACTTGAAGCAACGTACCCTGCAGTCTCCAAAACGCTGCTTAATAACTGGAGCAAGGACAAGGCAGTCCCTGTAGTTACTGGCTTCCTCGGAAag GGATGGAGGTCTTGTGCTATAACGACATTGGGAAGGGGTGGTAGCGATCTGACAGCAACAACGATTGGTAAAGCATTGGGACTGAGGGAGATTCAG GTGTGGAAAGATGTGGATGGAGTTTTGACTTGTGATCCCAACATATACTCTGGAGCTCAGTCTGTTCCATACTTAACGTTCGATGAGGCAGCTGAGCTTGCTTACTTTGGTGCTCAG GTGTTGCATCCACTGTCCATGAGGCCTGCAAGAGACGGTGACATTCCCGTTAGAGTTAAAAACTCGTACAACCCCAATGCTCCAGGAACTGTCATCACCAGATCCAGAGACATGAGTAAG GCTGTGCTGACAAGCATCGTTCTGAAACGTAATGTGACCATGTTGGACATAGCAAGCACTCGTATGCTTGGCCAATACGGTTTCCTCGCCAAG GTGTTTACCACATTTGAAGATTTAGGCATATCAGTGGATGTTGTGGCAACAAGTGAAGTTAGTATATCTCTGACATTGGATCCAGCAAAACTCTGGGGTAGAGAGTTAGTTCAGCGGGCAAAC GAGCTGGATCATGTGGTGGAGGAGCTAGAGAAGATTGCTGTTGTGAAGCTGCTTCAGCGAAGATCAATCATCTCTCTCATAGGAAACGTTCAAAAATCATCACTCATATTAGAGAAG GTTTTTAAAGTACTTAGAAGCAATGGAGTGAATGTGCAGATGATCTCACAGGGTGCATCTAAG GTAAACATTTCATTGATAGTGAATGATGAAGAGGCAGAGCAGTGTGTGAGGGCTCTCCACTCCGCCTTCTTTGAGACCTCTTCTTAA
- the LOC103856057 gene encoding glutaredoxin-C8, translated as MHASCSISIPTYSHTLSISLTQKHKMQYRTETRGSLSYNKVNNMGVFPSDSLVRIESMAAESAVVIFSVSTCCMCHAVKGLFRGMGVSPAVHELDLHPYGVDIHRALLRLLGCSSGASTSPGGLPVVFIGGKMVGSMERVMASHINGSLVPLLKDAGALWL; from the coding sequence ATGCATGCCTCTTGTTCTATCTCCATTCCAACCTACTCACACACACTCTCTATCTCTCTAACTCAGAAACACAAAATGCAATACAGAACCGAAACCCGTGGCTCGTTGTCCTACAACAAGGTGAACAACATGGGAGTGTTTCCGTCGGACAGTCTCGTTAGGATAGAGTCCATGGCTGCAGAAAGTGCGGTGGTTATATTCAGCGTGAGCACTTGCTGCATGTGCCACGCCGTCAAGGGTCTCTTCCGCGGAATGGGAGTCAGCCCCGCCGTCCACGAGCTGGACCTCCACCCTTACGGCGTCGATATCCACCGAGCTCTCCTTCGTCTCCTCGGCTGTTCCAGCGGCGCTTCCACTTCTCCGGGGGGACTTCCAGTGGTATTCATCGGTGGGAAGATGGTGGGGTCAATGGAGAGAGTGATGGCTTCTCATATCAACGGCTCCCTCGTCCCTCTTCTCAAAGATGCTGGTGCTCTTTGGCTCTAA
- the LOC103856058 gene encoding protein LAZY 1, which produces MKFWGWIHHHKFPENSKEQFKDATTGNSRFSLSSHPSLDSDDVYPAACAGPRYSTGITKQLNRFQENSFPGPKDERNSDFFDGFLAIGTLGGETYLDEPATPTFGDPATDNAEVTENDLKLISDELEKFLEAEAKEGNNQPSGRNSDTNTIASTIEAAEGLDAEEDNQPMKFPLQEYLFGSLIELSETKVAGKKERASLGELFQAAEMQDKHSENKYGEKKKQTSTTHKSAKHLVKKVLKKLHPSSKSPGSGKTEVASTKKKFQKMAQVFQRKVYPEDSIMESEIHSSMTDPKNSQANSTGLMSEKVSTCNEGSKPWIQYELGSSDSAKNGEHWIKTDEDYFVLEL; this is translated from the exons ATGAAG TTTTGGGGCTGGATTCATCATCATAAGTTCCCGGAGAATAGCAAAGAGCAATTCAAAGATGCTACAACTG GTAACAGCCGTTTCTCCCTTTCATCTCATCCATCCCTTGATAGCGACGATGTTTACCCGGCAGCATGTGCTGGCCCCAGATACAGTACTGGAATAACCAAGCAGCTCAACAGGTTCCAGGAAAACTCCTTCCCAGGACCCAAGGATGAGAGAAACAGTGATTTTTTTGATGGGTTTCTTGCCATTGGAACCCTTGGTGGAGAGACATATCTGGATGAACCAGCAACACCGACATTTGGGGACCCGGCGACAGATAATGCAGAAGTGACAGAGAACGATCTGAAGCTCATCAGTGATGAACTGGAGAAGTTCCTTGAGGCTGAGGCTAAAGAAGGAAACAACCAGCCATCAGGAAGAAACAGTGACACTAACACTATTGCATCCACCATTGAGGCTGCTGAGGGACTAGATGCTGAAGAAGATAATCAGCCAATGAAGTTCCCGCTCCAAGAGTATCTCTTTGGTTCTCTAATCGAATTATCTGAAACAAAGGTTGCAGGGAAGAAGGAACGGGCATCACTTGGAGAGCTGTTTCAGGCAGCAGAAATGCAAGATAAACATTCAGAAAACAAATATGGGGAGAAAAAGAAGCAAACCAGTACAACCCACAAATCTGCAAAGCATCTTGTGAAGAAGGTACTGAAGAAGTTACACCCATCCTCCAAGAGTCCTGGCAGTGGTAAAACTGAAGTGGCTTCCACAAAGAAGAAGTTCCAAAAG ATGGCACAAGTTTTTCAGAGAAAAGTATATCCAGAAGACTCCATCATGGAAAGCGAAATACACAGCAGCATGACAGATCCAAAAAACAGCCAAGCGAATTCTACTGGATTAATGTCTGAGAAGGTGAGCACCTGTAACGAGGGAAGTAAACCATGGATCCAGTATGAGCTAGGAAGTTCCGATTCAGCTAAAAACGGAGAACACTGGATCAAAACAGACGAAGACT ACTTCGTGTTGGAGCTGTAG
- the LOC117133066 gene encoding F-box protein At3g19470 has translation MYTYGLGYDSSSHYKILRFIDYPPNFVEFKIYDFKSWTILDLPPRPDNWNIELGERGLSLKGSTYWFASEALNFDAICFLVCFDFTTETFSPPLPLPFEAFPDDTLILSSSSSSSSSSPQQLVVLFQSMDTMEMEIWISNTIEQPNAGLSWNSKVFLSANIKQLIHPIGSFFRNL, from the coding sequence ATGTATACGTATGGTCTCGGATACGATAGTAGTAGCCACTACAAAATCCTGAGATTTATTGATTATCCCCCAAATTTCGTTGAGTTCAAAATCTATGACTTCAAATCATGGACGATTCTTGATCTCCCTCCTCGTCCAGACAACTGGAATATAGAACTTGGTGAACGCGGGCTATCTTTGAAAGGAAGTACCTACTGGTTTGCATCAGAAGCTTTGAATTTTGATGCCATTTGTTTCTTAGTCTGTTTTGATTTCACAACAGAGACATTCTCCCCGCCTTTGCCTCTCCCCTTTGAGGCTTTCCCTGACGATACTTTGAttctatcatcatcatcatcatcatcatcatcatctccgcAGCAGCTTGTGGTTTTATTCCAGTCTATGGATACAATGGAGATGGAGATCTGGATTTCCAATACGATTGAGCAGCCCAACGCAGGCCTGTCCTGGAACAGCAAGGTTTTCTTATCGGCCAATATCAAACAACTCATTCACCCCATTGGCAGTTTCTTCAGAAATCTGTGA
- the LOC103856060 gene encoding uncharacterized protein LOC103856060: MALNWGPVLMSVILFIVLTPGVLFQLPGKSKVVEFGGFQTSGAAIVIHTLIFFACITVSLIALHIHIYAA; the protein is encoded by the coding sequence ATGGCGTTGAATTGGGGACCAGTGTTAATGTCGGTGATTCTGTTCATCGTATTGACTCCCGGAGTATTGTTTCAGCTTCCGGGGAAGAGCAAAGTGGTTGAGTTTGGCGGTTTTCAGACAAGCGGCGCAGCCATTGTCATACACACTCTCATATTCTTTGCATGTATCACAGTCTCCCTTATCGCTCTTCATATCCACATATACGCTGCCTAA